One window from the genome of Myxococcales bacterium encodes:
- a CDS encoding ArsA family ATPase, which translates to MPLLDRRLILVLGKGGVGRTTVAASLGLACARAGRKTLLYQAHATDRMGAYFDRPPIGPQIAPLRDRLFGVNPSPATAIREYALMTLRFQKVYELVFENRLSQGFLRAIPGLDEYALLGKAWFHTTEQKGGRPVWDTVVMDLPASGHSLSLLGVPKVISTTVPEGPLRRDARTIMALLADPARCAAVIVTLAEEMPFREATELAARLRGELGIEVAQIVANQIYPSVDAGAEALLPALANVPATAPLARQAELLTARRHINDEYLAAIAAAFKVPIMELPKLFRGSLASADIEQLAACFT; encoded by the coding sequence GTGCCGCTGCTCGACCGTCGTCTCATACTTGTGCTTGGCAAGGGCGGCGTCGGCAGAACCACCGTTGCCGCGAGCCTAGGCTTGGCCTGCGCCCGCGCCGGTCGCAAGACGCTCTTGTACCAGGCTCATGCCACCGACCGCATGGGCGCCTACTTCGATCGGCCGCCGATAGGTCCCCAGATCGCGCCGCTGCGCGACCGCCTGTTTGGCGTCAACCCAAGCCCCGCCACGGCGATTCGCGAATACGCGCTGATGACGCTGCGCTTTCAAAAAGTCTACGAACTCGTGTTTGAAAACCGCCTGTCGCAAGGTTTCTTGCGCGCCATCCCGGGCCTGGACGAATACGCCTTGCTCGGCAAGGCGTGGTTTCACACCACCGAGCAAAAAGGCGGGCGGCCGGTGTGGGACACCGTGGTGATGGATCTGCCGGCCTCGGGTCACAGCCTGTCACTTCTGGGCGTGCCCAAGGTCATCTCCACCACCGTGCCCGAAGGCCCGCTTAGGCGCGACGCACGCACCATCATGGCGCTGTTGGCCGACCCGGCCCGTTGCGCCGCGGTGATTGTCACCCTCGCCGAAGAGATGCCGTTTCGCGAGGCGACGGAACTTGCCGCGAGGCTGCGGGGTGAGCTCGGCATCGAGGTCGCGCAAATCGTTGCCAACCAAATCTACCCTAGCGTAGACGCCGGGGCCGAGGCCTTGTTGCCGGCCTTAGCAAACGTCCCCGCCACCGCGCCGCTTGCGCGCCAGGCCGAGCTGCTCACCGCGCGCCGCCACATCAACGATGAATATCTCGCCGCGATCGCCGCGGCGTTCAAGGTGCCCATCATGGAGCTACCCAAGCTTTTTCGTGGGTCGCTCGCCAGCGCGGACATCGAGCAGCTCGCCGCCTGTTTCACCTAG